The sequence below is a genomic window from Babesia bigemina genome assembly Bbig001, chromosome : II.
CCACCGGCAGCTGGCTCGGTGGCTGCTGCGGTGCATCGACTTGCTGACGTGCGATGATCTTTATTCGATGTTGCGGGTTCGCCACATCCTGAACTACGACAACTCGTTTGAGACATTTCGGGCCTCATTCGGCATGGAGAACTTCGAGTCGTTTTCCAACGTGCGCACGAGCAAGGTGCAGCAGGACAAGCTCATCGGAGAAAAGGCGCTGAAGAGCCGCACTGCGCAGCGCAACCTTTTGATGCGCCACCTGAAGATCAACAAGTTCCGGTTTCTGAAGGATCAGAACGTAACGGTTGGTTTTTTGTTTGATGTATATCAATGACATTATCAGAAAGCGGTCTATGAGGCCAACATCGACTGGGTTGATGCTGGGGTGTCCGCTGCGTCATTAGAGCCTGAACGGTTCGCATTCGTTTACAACCTGCCGTTCATCGAACACGGGGAGCTCACTGCAGCGCTGCATGAGGTGTTGACACGTTTCTCAAAGGTGCGGCGCATCGATATCTTCTCAGATAGGCTTCCGCCCCTGACTACGCTTGTAAAACGTTCTGCGGTTGCTCGTAACTCCGCGCCTCCGCCTCGTGACAAGTATTCGCCGCTATACGCATTAGTGGGTAGGTGAAACACGGAAGTGCGCTGTGTATGCGATATCAGAGTTCGATAGCAAGGCTGACCGCGACTACATCTGCGACGAACACATTCGTGTGTTCGGTTTGCTCTGTTGTGGTCGCGTGGTGTACCCAGAGTTTGCGGAACGGAAGCACAGTCTGTTGACTGCCATCTGTCCCCCATTCAGGCGCATGGCAGACGCTCTGCAATTCATCGCAAACGCGCTGGTAGAGCAGCCGGTTCCCGCCAGTGCCGACCCCGCTTCAACGGAGCACCTCGTTAAACAACCATCTACGGAACCTACTTCCGCGGAGGGATTGGGGGCCATGATTGGGTCGACTGTGGTGATGGGCGATGACACAGTTACAGGGGCGACCGTGGGTGCGAGAGGCGGTACTGAGGGTATTGAGGCGGAACACGAAGCTGGTTCCTCATCTGCCAACGCGGCTGCTGCTACCACGGTTCCGAGTCAATGCCGCATAACACCGTCCTCGAAGAGGAAGCACGGAGCATCAGGGCAATCTCCGGTGGTGACAGCCGATGCGCATGGAGCTGTCGCCGCCGGCGAGTGGCCTGCATgctctcaaccagctcttGACAATCACGTGGACTCCTCCATgctggagaagctgcagaacaAGTCGGCTACCAGTGATAGGTGTGTTTTGTATGTGCATATGTATGCTTTCATCGGTGTTTCAGCATGGATCCTCAATGGGTGGTGCTGCGTTTCTCTGACTTCAAGCACGCCTACTTCGCACGCCTGCGCCTGCTCCAGAAATTCGCCGACGAACCGCGCAGCCTCGTGTCGTTTGACACGAAGCGGTCCATTTTCCACAACGGTTGGTTAACGGCGGCGTTAAAGTGTTGTCATTTCCGCGCAGGGAAGTACCTCGATCTGCCGCTGTTCCAGTACAGCCCCCGCACCGAAAATGATCCTTCCGTTGCGCGAATATCGCAAGGTGTAGTAGAGGATAACGTCGGCCTGGGTGCCGTCGGCGTGGAAGTTTCTTAGAGTGGTAGTCGTGTCTGGCGCCGGGGTACGCGCGCCAACCGGATCAGACGCCCCCGGCGCCCGGTTAATCACTTGATAATACACCAATAAAATAACTGACTAATCGTACCTTATCCTATGTTGGGCAGCACGGCAAATCTCGCCTGTCGCTCAGTCCGCGCGGCGGTCGCTGCGCGGCAGCCGGCCGGGCCTTTCTCCCTGGTCTTCGTGGAGCGGTTTACAACTCACCGCATGTACCGCCTGCGCCGGGCCGTCGCGGATGACCTGGCCAGCGGCCGCCTCGACGAGCATACGCTGCGCGAGGCTAATCGCGTAGACCCGCGGATCACGGTGAACGCCGTGGAGGCGAGACATTCGAATGGATTCCCTAATGACGAGGGCGTTCTGCGCGAGTATCTAAAGGCGCTGACGCTGACTAACGCCATAGACTCAAGAAGTTTGAAGGATCTTGTTCGTGCACTGCCGTCGCGGAGCACACCGGCCGCAGACGCAGATTCTCCTCCTGACCCACGTGTGTTGGTACGTTCGCTATATTTTTTATGCATGTGCAATGCGTTATCAGGAGCAGTTGAGGCACGTTTTCGATCGCAATGAGATGTATCTTAAGTCCGATGCAAAGCACCCCGTTCACGTCGTGGTGACCCCTGCCGCCAGCAGCGTGTTCACGCGCGCTCTAAAAGCGCTTGTATCGGTCGGCTCTATCGCATTCTGCTTCGGCACACTCTACATACTCACAAGCCAGAATATCCAGCGCGGACTCAAGCACTCTTTCAAGGTGGTGGACCCAGATGACCTGGACACCACCTTCGCCGATGTCAAGGTTGGTTTTCTAGAAGGGGATTACTGATGCATGCGCTTCTAGGGGTGTGACGAGGTCAAAGCCGAATTGGACGAGGTCGTTGCTTACCTGCAGAACCCCGAGCGGTTCGACCGCCTGGGGGCGCGCCTACCCAAGGGCGTATTGCTGGCCGGCCCACCCGGCACCGGCAAGACACTTATGGCGCGGGCCATAGCGGGTGAGGCCGGCGTGCCATTCATCCAGGCCTCCGGTTCTGAGTTCGAGGAGATGTTTGTCGGCGTGGGCGCTCGTCGTATCCGCGAGCTTTTCAAGCTGGCCAAGTCCGTGGCTCCGTGCATCGTCTTCATCGACGAGCTTGATGCCGTGGGGTCACGGCGCTCGGCCACTGACCACAACAGCGTGCGCATGACTCTCAATCAACTGCTGGTTGAACTCGACGGTTTCGACAAGCGCGAGGGCATTGTTGTGCTATGCGCCACCAACTTCCCCGAGTCGCTGGATCCGGCGCTCGTTCGCCCTGGGCGCCTCGACAAGACGATTCACATCCCTCTGCCGGATTACAAGGGTCGCTACGATATATTGAAGCTCTACAGTAAGAAGATTTCGGTGGCCCCTGATGTGGACCTTTCCACCATCGCAAAACGCACCGTGGGCATGACTGGCGCCGACATCTTCAACATACTCAACATGGCAGCGCTTCGCTGCTCACTGCAGGGCCTCGCGGCAGTAACTTCGTCGGCAATTGAGGAAGCATTCGACCGTGTAGTGGTCGGCCTGAAGGGAAAGCCGCTTACCAATGAGCGGGAGAAGAAGGCTACTGCCTACCACGAGGGGGGCCACACCTTGGTGAGTCTCCACACCCCGGAGGCAACCCAGGTGCACAAGGCAACGATAGCGCCACGCGGCCGCACACTAGGCGTGGTAAGTTCATGGTACACAGACGCACAAACTCCTGTCAGACGTGGAAGATCCCCGAGGAGAAGTCCGACACCCGCATGTCCGAGCTTCGTGCTGAGATCGCCGTTTTAATGGGTGGCATGGCGGCCGAGGAGGTTATATACGGCAAGGACAACGTTTCCACCGGGTGCCAGAGTGACCTGCAGAAGGCTACGGAGATCGCGCGTACTATGGTATGGATATTGCTCGTGGTTATAACAATGTCGTAGGTTCTGAACTTCGGTGTGGGTCTGGAGAACGTTAGCGGGCCCATGTTTTTGGACGCTAAGgggtactctgacctgagTGAGGAACACCGTAAACGCGTGGATGCTGCTGTTCAACAAGTGCTAGACGTAAGTGTGGCATTCGATCATCTTACTGCGCGCAGGGTGGCTATCAGCACGCTTGCCGTGTGATCCGCGGGAATCTGGTGCAGCTGCATAATTTATCTGATGCCCTGGTACAGTACGAGACCCTCAACGCTGACGAGATCCACCACGCCGTGCAGGGAGAGATGCGGGAGATCGATGATGCTAGGCAGGCACAACAAGTTGAACTCAGAGCACAGGTGAAACGTTATTCACAGACTCAGGGGGGCAAGGATCTTATACCTGAGCCCCAGCACTCTTACCGCACATAAGTAACGCATTAATAAGGTTGTATTGCCGGTTGTGTGGCTCTTACATGTTTTTGCGGTGGTGTCCATGTTATATACGGTGGTTTCTTTTTGTGGTTGTTACGGATTGCTTGTAGCAGTAAATTGCCATTTCGATCTATTACGTGTTCCCAGTAGTTTATGGGTGTATTCGTGGCGTCAGAGCGGGGTTTTGTTTATTCTTAATACCTGTTGCTGCCAGAAGCGAATTCTGATCCCATAAAACTCCGAGATGAGACCTTAGAACTAAAAATCGAAAAATGTCATACTTTACCACGTATCAAACTCTTAAACAAAAATATGGAGTTAATTGAAACGTTAGCGGGCACTGTAACTCCGACAAGCGTTTAGCGCATGATACATTGACGATGTTGTTTACATGAGTATATCGCTGTGTGATATTAATACTTCTAAGCGGGTGGCTGTGGTACCGCTTGTATTTATTTGTGTTGTAGTTGTCCAAATAGTCGAAGGCATATTGGGCAGACGGCTTGACGGCGTCACCTTAGAGGTGTGATCACTCAAGTGTTTCCCAGTTCACATAGTCCTGGAAGCTGGCCGTGGAGTTTTgtaagagtggattagtgGGTGACTGGAAGTGGATAGGATGGCGGCTAAGGGTACTTCCTCAGTCGCAGCACATGGTGTGAAACTAGACACTCTTAAGGACTGCCTCCAGTTTCTGGAGTGGTTGCATGATAAGAAGCAGGATGTTGCGAGAACGCGGGTGGCCGGTAGACTAAAGAGGTTACTAGATAAGAATTATAAAAGTGTCGACCTACATCGTATTGAAGACGCACTGTCCCAATTTCTCAAAAATGTATCAAAGTTTTACAAGACTTTATGCGATAGAGTAGAGTATCCTAAATATACGCCTACAACCACTACACCTGCCCTCAACGCTGTCCTAGAGTGCATTTCAAAAGTGCTTGCCGTTATGTATTTTTTGCGTTACCGTGTGGACGCGAAATTCGATAAAGTTGGCGGAGGGGGTTGGGCACAGCAGCCGGTTGGATGGGTTGCACAGTTGGCTAGATTTGATACACAAATGATTGCACGGTTGGTATCTAGTGGCAGTGAGATTGATGCATATTTCATTGCAACAGTCGATAACAATACCTACGGTGTCATCCCTGGAGGATTTACCGCCGGTGAGTTGAAGCAGCTTTCTAGGGGTGGTTATAATCAAGGTTCTCTTATGGTTGGGGACCTTCAAAATATTTGTGAGAAGCATGCCGGTAGCGGTTTACAAAATTATTTTCTCGACGTTTATTCAACATCAGTCATTCCTAAGACCGGTGGTACCCAAATATCGAACGTGGCCAATGCTCTCCGCTTGGTGCGAGATTTTTGTGGAATTTTTGAAAAAGTGAGGGATAAAGAAGACTTTGCAAAACATTTATATTTGAGAGATAGATGCATTGAGTTTCAAGCATTAAAGGACCATTGCGCGAATCTTAAAGTGCCTCTTGGCAACATTTTTAAACCTGAAGCCTTTTCTTTTACAGGTTACGCTCGGGAAGATAAGGACCTTAACATTGATACGTTTTCGAAGAAGATGGCTAGTTGGTTTAGAAAGAATCTGAATGCTGTGAAGAGAGAATTGGCAAATATTGAAACATTTGGTAGTAAAAAATATCCGTTTTTTAATAATCGTACTTTACGCAGCGGTTCGGGGCTACGCCAACAGGATAAAGTAAAGCTTACTGAATATTTCACTCAAAATTTTTTCCGTTATGGATTCACGTTTCATGGCTACGACTTTACAAAATGGCGAAATATGTATGATGTTTTGAAAAAGGATTGGGATGGTGTCATCGAGAAACTAAATAGGGAAGATGACGGTTTGGATAAGCTTGTGAAAATTTTGAATGGTAC
It includes:
- a CDS encoding ATP-dependent metalloprotease FtsH family protein, putative, translating into MLGSTANLACRSVRAAVAARQPAGPFSLVFVERFTTHRMYRLRRAVADDLASGRLDEHTLREANRVDPRITVNAVEARHSNGFPNDEGVLREYLKALTLTNAIDSRSLKDLVRALPSRSTPAADADSPPDPRVLEQLRHVFDRNEMYLKSDAKHPVHVVVTPAASSVFTRALKALVSVGSIAFCFGTLYILTSQNIQRGLKHSFKVVDPDDLDTTFADVKGCDEVKAELDEVVAYLQNPERFDRLGARLPKGVLLAGPPGTGKTLMARAIAGEAGVPFIQASGSEFEEMFVGVGARRIRELFKLAKSVAPCIVFIDELDAVGSRRSATDHNSVRMTLNQLLVELDGFDKREGIVVLCATNFPESLDPALVRPGRLDKTIHIPLPDYKGRYDILKLYSKKISVAPDVDLSTIAKRTVGMTGADIFNILNMAALRCSLQGLAAVTSSAIEEAFDRVVVGLKGKPLTNEREKKATAYHEGGHTLVSLHTPEATQVHKATIAPRGRTLGVTWKIPEEKSDTRMSELRAEIAVLMGGMAAEEVIYGKDNVSTGCQSDLQKATEIARTMVLNFGVGLENVSGPMFLDAKGYSDLSEEHRKRVDAAVQQVLDGGYQHACRVIRGNLVQLHNLSDALVQYETLNADEIHHAVQGEMREIDDARQAQQVELRAQVKRYSQTQGGKDLIPEPQHSYRT